The Actinocorallia herbida DNA window CTCCCGTTCACGGCCTTCGCCCCTCCGCGTTCCGCATGTTCTCCTTCGCCCCGTACCCACCCCGCGCGGGAGGGATTCGCATCCGTGGCGCGCGGGCCCCGGTGAGCTCGACGGCCTGGGCCGCCACGATGACCGCGAACGCGGACACGACGAGTGCCCGGATCATGAAGTTGACCGGGACGTCGCCGTAGGGCAGCAGCACGGAGGCGATGCTCCCGGTCACGAGGATTCCGGCGAGGACCGTCCAGAACCGTCGGGGCCGCCGAACGGTCTCGGGGGGCGGGCCGTGCCACTCGCGCAGCAGCCCCCGGCGTCCGATGAGGACGGTCGCCCACGCCCATCCGGCCAGGCCGAGCACCGTGGACGCCCCGTGCAGCACGAACCACCACGGGATCCCGTCCACCACCGGTTCGCCGAGCGCGGCGTACCCCATCGACGTCCCGGGCAGCCCCGCGTGGGTGACGTCGTCCCACAGCCGGTGGCTGACCGCGCCGACCAGCGCGGACGACGCCGTCACGTACCACCGGTGGCGTACTCCGCCCAGCACGCCGTAGTCCCGCGACCAGCC harbors:
- a CDS encoding DUF4184 family protein produces the protein MPLTFPSHAAVVLPLKMRWPRRFDGVALVVGSAVPDLPYALGRPLLTYGHTWAGLVVWGVPLSMVAALLVRRAAPVAAAHLPGWSRDYGVLGGVRHRWYVTASSALVGAVSHRLWDDVTHAGLPGTSMGYAALGEPVVDGIPWWFVLHGASTVLGLAGWAWATVLIGRRGLLREWHGPPPETVRRPRRFWTVLAGILVTGSIASVLLPYGDVPVNFMIRALVVSAFAVIVAAQAVELTGARAPRMRIPPARGGYGAKENMRNAEGRRP